One genomic window of Mauremys mutica isolate MM-2020 ecotype Southern chromosome 5, ASM2049712v1, whole genome shotgun sequence includes the following:
- the PPP1R3B gene encoding protein phosphatase 1 regulatory subunit 3B isoform X1: MRRARILDYFAPTPAMAVDIAMQLYLCSPPLRRERFACKIAPKANKPLRPCIQNSKAEFSEPGEAATSLRGNRVKKRVSFADSRGLALTMVKVFSEFDDPLDIPFNITELIDNIVGLTTVERDNFVLDFVQPSADYLDFRNRLQTDFVCLENCMLKDKAIVGTVKVKNLAFEKTLKIRMTFDTWKSFTDYPCQYVKDTYAGSDKDTFSFDICLPERIQSHERIEFAVYYECDGKVYWDSNRGLNYRIIQSELKSAREVSQPQAGPDFGIAFDQFGSPRCSYGLFPEWPSYSGYEKLGPYY; the protein is encoded by the exons ATGCGCCGCGCCAG AATACTGGACTACTTTGCTCCTACACCAGCAATGGCTGTGGACATAGCCATGCAGCTGTATCTGTGTTCTCCACCCTTGAGAAGAGAGAGATTTGCTTGTAAAATTGCTCCAAAGGCAAACAAACCATTACGTCCCTGCATTCAGAACAGCAAGGCTGAGTTCAGTGAACCTGGAGAGGCGGCAACATCTCTCCGGGGAAATAGGGTGAAAAAGAGAGTTTCTTTTGCCGATAGCAGAGGCTTGGCTCTGACAATGGTTAAAGTGTTTTCAGAGTTTGATGACCCGTTAGATATTCCATTCAACATCACAGAGTTAATAGACAATATTGTGGGTCTGACGACAGTAGAGAGAGACAACTTTGTCTTGGATTTCGTACAGCCTTCTGCAGACTACTTGGACTTCAGAAATCGCCTTCAGACAGATTTTGTCTGCCTGGAAAACTGCATGCTAAAGGATAAAGCTATTGTGGGCACAGTGAAGGTTAAGAATCTTGCTTTCGAGAAGACTTTGAAAATCAGGATGACATTTGACACTTGGAAAAGCTTCACAGACTATCCGTGCCAATATGTCAAGGACACTTATGCAGGTTCAGACAAGGACACGTTTTCCTTTGATATCTGCTTGCCAGAGAGAATTCAATCCCATGAAAGAATCGAGTTTGCAGTCTATTACGAGTGTGATGGGAAAGTGTACTGGGACAGCAACAGAGGCCTGAATTACAGGATCATACAGTCTGAACTGAAATCTGCTCGGGAAGTCTCGCAGCCTCAGGCTGGACCTGATTTTGGCATTGCCTTTGATCAGTTTGGAAGTCCGAGGTGCTCCTATGGCTTGTTTCCTGAGTGGCCTAGCTATTCAGGGTATGAAAAGCTAGGGCCTTACTACTAA
- the PPP1R3B gene encoding protein phosphatase 1 regulatory subunit 3B isoform X2: MAVDIAMQLYLCSPPLRRERFACKIAPKANKPLRPCIQNSKAEFSEPGEAATSLRGNRVKKRVSFADSRGLALTMVKVFSEFDDPLDIPFNITELIDNIVGLTTVERDNFVLDFVQPSADYLDFRNRLQTDFVCLENCMLKDKAIVGTVKVKNLAFEKTLKIRMTFDTWKSFTDYPCQYVKDTYAGSDKDTFSFDICLPERIQSHERIEFAVYYECDGKVYWDSNRGLNYRIIQSELKSAREVSQPQAGPDFGIAFDQFGSPRCSYGLFPEWPSYSGYEKLGPYY, encoded by the coding sequence ATGGCTGTGGACATAGCCATGCAGCTGTATCTGTGTTCTCCACCCTTGAGAAGAGAGAGATTTGCTTGTAAAATTGCTCCAAAGGCAAACAAACCATTACGTCCCTGCATTCAGAACAGCAAGGCTGAGTTCAGTGAACCTGGAGAGGCGGCAACATCTCTCCGGGGAAATAGGGTGAAAAAGAGAGTTTCTTTTGCCGATAGCAGAGGCTTGGCTCTGACAATGGTTAAAGTGTTTTCAGAGTTTGATGACCCGTTAGATATTCCATTCAACATCACAGAGTTAATAGACAATATTGTGGGTCTGACGACAGTAGAGAGAGACAACTTTGTCTTGGATTTCGTACAGCCTTCTGCAGACTACTTGGACTTCAGAAATCGCCTTCAGACAGATTTTGTCTGCCTGGAAAACTGCATGCTAAAGGATAAAGCTATTGTGGGCACAGTGAAGGTTAAGAATCTTGCTTTCGAGAAGACTTTGAAAATCAGGATGACATTTGACACTTGGAAAAGCTTCACAGACTATCCGTGCCAATATGTCAAGGACACTTATGCAGGTTCAGACAAGGACACGTTTTCCTTTGATATCTGCTTGCCAGAGAGAATTCAATCCCATGAAAGAATCGAGTTTGCAGTCTATTACGAGTGTGATGGGAAAGTGTACTGGGACAGCAACAGAGGCCTGAATTACAGGATCATACAGTCTGAACTGAAATCTGCTCGGGAAGTCTCGCAGCCTCAGGCTGGACCTGATTTTGGCATTGCCTTTGATCAGTTTGGAAGTCCGAGGTGCTCCTATGGCTTGTTTCCTGAGTGGCCTAGCTATTCAGGGTATGAAAAGCTAGGGCCTTACTACTAA